In the genome of Trichoplusia ni isolate ovarian cell line Hi5 chromosome 27, tn1, whole genome shotgun sequence, one region contains:
- the LOC113505778 gene encoding microsomal glutathione S-transferase 1-like yields MACATPCSLLMQSYFLYSALLALKLLALAPMAAIVCHPEKVQRANISDLKNLTPFWLVAALYMTTSPDEATAIALLRVYVIARFIAAVGYVQRLPKTATELAFFVSFAITSFMGSWVVYTYRAAL; encoded by the coding sequence atggCTTGTGCCACACCGTGTTCCCTCTTGATGCAGAGTTACTTTTTGTACTCTGCGTTGCTAGCGCTAAAGCTGCTTGCATTAGCTCCTATGGCAGCGATTGTGTGCCATCCTGAAAAGGTGCAACGTGCTAATATCAGTGATCTGAAAAACTTAACGCCTTTCTGGCTGGTGGCCGCGCTGTACATGACCACATCTCCTGACGAAGCAACAGCGATAGCACTTCTTCGTGTTTACGTAATAGCTCGATTTATAGCTGCCGTAGGATACGTCCAAAGACTGCCTAAGACGGCAACTGAGCTCGCGTTCTTCGTGTCGTTCGCAATAACAAGTTTTATGGGCTCATGGGTGGTATATACTTACAGAGCAGCATTGTAA